A single genomic interval of Coleofasciculaceae cyanobacterium harbors:
- a CDS encoding TRC40/GET3/ArsA family transport-energizing ATPase codes for MRVILMTGKGGVGKTSVAAATGLRCAELGYRTLVLSTDPAHSLADSFDLELGHDPQEIRPNLWGAELDALRELEGNWGSVKRYITQVLQARGLDGVQAEELAILPGMDEIFGLVRMKRHYDEGDFDILIIDSAPTGTALRLLSLPEVGGWYMRRFYKPLQGMSAALRPLVEPFFKPIAGFSLPDKEVMDAPYEFYEQIEALEKVLTDNTKTSVRLVMNPEKMVIKESLRAHAYLSLYNVATDLVIANRVIPNEVSDPFFERWKANQDVYKREIYDNFHPLPVKEAPLFPTEMCGMEALEKLKEILYQDEDPTQVYYKESTIKIIQEQGNYSLELYLPGIPKEQIQLNKTGDELNVRIGNHRRNLVLPQALAALQPSGATMDDDYLKISFKNMAQV; via the coding sequence GACTGGCAAGGGTGGAGTCGGTAAAACTTCCGTTGCTGCTGCTACAGGTTTACGCTGCGCGGAGTTGGGCTACAGAACTTTGGTACTTAGTACCGATCCAGCTCACTCTTTGGCAGATAGTTTCGATCTTGAGCTAGGACACGATCCGCAAGAGATTCGTCCTAATCTTTGGGGTGCAGAGCTTGATGCCTTGCGGGAATTAGAAGGCAACTGGGGTTCAGTCAAACGTTACATTACTCAAGTCTTGCAGGCTAGAGGTTTAGATGGGGTTCAGGCTGAAGAATTAGCCATTCTTCCTGGAATGGACGAAATCTTTGGCTTGGTGAGAATGAAACGCCACTATGATGAGGGTGATTTTGATATTTTAATTATCGACTCTGCACCTACTGGAACAGCGTTAAGGTTATTAAGTTTGCCAGAAGTTGGTGGTTGGTATATGAGACGCTTTTATAAACCATTACAAGGGATGTCCGCAGCCTTACGTCCTCTAGTTGAGCCTTTCTTTAAACCGATTGCTGGTTTTTCGCTGCCCGATAAAGAAGTAATGGATGCGCCTTATGAGTTTTACGAGCAGATTGAAGCTTTAGAAAAAGTTTTGACTGATAATACCAAAACTTCGGTACGTTTGGTGATGAATCCCGAAAAGATGGTTATCAAAGAATCTCTGCGCGCTCATGCTTATCTAAGTTTGTATAATGTTGCCACAGATTTAGTAATTGCTAATCGAGTGATTCCTAATGAAGTTAGCGATCCTTTCTTTGAACGCTGGAAAGCAAATCAAGACGTATACAAGCGTGAAATATACGATAATTTTCACCCTTTACCAGTAAAAGAAGCTCCTCTATTTCCTACCGAAATGTGTGGCATGGAAGCTTTAGAAAAGCTCAAAGAAATTTTGTATCAGGACGAAGACCCCACTCAAGTTTATTACAAAGAAAGCACGATCAAGATAATTCAAGAACAAGGCAACTATAGCCTTGAGCTGTATTTGCCAGGAATCCCTAAAGAACAAATTCAGCTCAACAAAACTGGCGATGAGCTAAACGTCCGCATTGGTAATCATCGTCGCAACTTAGTTTTGCCTCAAGCTTTGGCAGCACTCCAACCATCAGGAGCAACAATGGATGATGATTACCTAAAAATTAGCTTTAAAAATATGGCTCAAGTTTAA
- a CDS encoding DUF2103 domain-containing protein encodes MSSDGRLVWNHSTHLPGLIPILEKLIKCEGVTTVTPGRIKKTRSHIPKMKLRISVPIRGGYKVIARQGKTVQEVFILSTLEQGQLEQAIADLL; translated from the coding sequence ATGTCTTCTGATGGTCGGTTAGTCTGGAATCACTCAACTCATCTTCCTGGCTTGATTCCGATCCTGGAAAAATTAATTAAGTGCGAAGGAGTTACTACCGTTACTCCTGGCAGAATTAAAAAGACTAGAAGTCACATACCGAAGATGAAGCTGCGAATTTCTGTACCGATCCGAGGCGGTTATAAAGTTATTGCGCGCCAAGGAAAGACAGTACAGGAAGTCTTTATTCTTAGTACCTTAGAGCAGGGACAGTTAGAACAAGCGATTGCCGATTTATTATAA
- the clpS gene encoding ATP-dependent Clp protease adapter ClpS has protein sequence MSVTPTVTKEKAGQTIKQHYPNYKIIVLNDDHNTFPHVIECLMKYIPGMNGDRARELTDQIHFEGQALVWVGPQEQAELYHQQLKRAGLTMAPLEKA, from the coding sequence ATGAGTGTTACCCCCACCGTAACTAAAGAAAAAGCTGGTCAGACAATCAAGCAACATTACCCCAACTATAAAATAATTGTTTTGAATGATGACCACAACACCTTCCCTCACGTTATCGAGTGTTTAATGAAGTATATTCCAGGGATGAACGGCGATCGCGCCAGAGAATTAACCGATCAAATACATTTTGAAGGCCAAGCTTTGGTTTGGGTAGGGCCTCAAGAACAAGCCGAACTATACCATCAACAGTTAAAACGCGCTGGATTAACTATGGCACCTTTAGAAAAAGCCTAA
- a CDS encoding type 1 glutamine amidotransferase → MKIAIGWLYPTLMSTYGDRGNVICLQRRCQWRGIEVEIVPLKRETEVAEFDRVDLIVGGGAQDRQQEIVMRDLHGAKAEALQQKLAQGTPGVFTCGAPQLLGHYYEPALGKRINGLGLLDMVSQHPGIEAQRCIGNLVFEITATPIASELEAMLGEKPVVIGFENHGGRTYLQDVQPLGRVIKGYGNNGEDRTAGAFYQNAIATYAHGPLLPKNYFIADWLIEKALQRKYQIEIALTPIDDSLAIAGRKAMLQRLGLSKLAVAI, encoded by the coding sequence ATGAAAATTGCAATCGGCTGGCTATATCCAACGCTAATGAGTACCTATGGCGATCGCGGAAACGTTATCTGTTTGCAACGGCGATGTCAGTGGCGAGGAATAGAGGTTGAGATTGTTCCCCTCAAGCGAGAAACCGAGGTTGCCGAATTTGATCGAGTAGATCTAATTGTTGGCGGAGGAGCGCAAGATCGTCAGCAAGAAATTGTCATGCGCGATTTACACGGTGCAAAAGCAGAGGCTTTACAACAAAAATTAGCTCAAGGCACTCCAGGAGTATTTACCTGTGGTGCGCCCCAACTACTAGGACACTACTATGAGCCAGCACTAGGTAAAAGAATTAATGGCTTAGGCTTACTAGATATGGTTAGCCAACACCCAGGTATTGAAGCACAACGCTGTATTGGTAACCTGGTGTTTGAAATTACGGCTACTCCGATAGCCTCTGAGCTAGAAGCAATGTTAGGTGAAAAACCTGTCGTTATCGGCTTTGAGAATCACGGAGGCAGAACCTATTTGCAAGATGTACAGCCTTTGGGCAGAGTCATTAAAGGATATGGCAACAATGGCGAAGATCGAACCGCAGGAGCTTTTTATCAGAATGCGATCGCGACATATGCTCATGGTCCTTTACTACCCAAAAATTATTTTATTGCCGACTGGCTGATCGAAAAAGCCTTGCAACGAAAATATCAGATAGAAATTGCACTGACTCCTATAGATGACTCTTTAGCTATTGCAGGGCGTAAGGCAATGTTGCAACGCCTGGGTTTGTCGAAACTAGCTGTTGCTATATAG